From one Catellatospora sp. IY07-71 genomic stretch:
- the xseA gene encoding exodeoxyribonuclease VII large subunit, with protein sequence MTEQSSAEQPWPVRVVSQKISAWIGRLGWIWVDGQVAQLSRRPGSQTVFLTLRDPSADLSLTVTTGREVLDRGAPELSEGARVIVHAKPEWFAQRGTLSLRADEIRQVGLGELLARLEQLKKLLQAEGLFDPRRKRRLPFLPQRIGLITARASAAERDVLTNARRRWPSVDFRVIPVTVQGPTAVPSIIGALQLLDADESVDVIIMARGGGSVEDLLPFSDEALCRAVFACRTPVISAIGHEPDTPLVDWVADVRASTPTDAAKRVVPDLGDEIRLIEQARGRLTRAVRHRVEREQQRLDSLRSRPALAKPYQMIETRATEVTALRDRAARALTHRLHRAEGDLTHTLARLRALSPAATLARGYAIVQRPDGHVARAATDVAPGDPLRIRLAAGELTATVTDTKE encoded by the coding sequence GTGACGGAGCAGAGCTCGGCGGAGCAGCCGTGGCCCGTAAGAGTGGTCAGCCAGAAGATCAGTGCCTGGATCGGGCGACTCGGGTGGATCTGGGTCGACGGACAGGTGGCGCAGCTCTCCCGGCGACCCGGCTCGCAGACGGTGTTCCTCACCCTGCGTGACCCGTCCGCCGACCTCAGCCTGACCGTCACCACGGGCCGCGAGGTGCTGGACCGGGGCGCGCCGGAGCTGTCCGAGGGCGCCCGCGTGATCGTGCACGCCAAGCCGGAGTGGTTCGCCCAGCGCGGCACGCTCAGCCTGCGCGCCGACGAGATCCGCCAGGTCGGCCTGGGCGAGCTGCTCGCCCGCCTGGAGCAGCTGAAGAAGCTGCTGCAGGCCGAGGGCCTGTTCGACCCGCGCCGCAAGCGGCGGCTGCCGTTCCTGCCGCAGCGCATCGGGCTGATCACGGCGCGGGCCAGCGCCGCCGAGCGCGACGTGCTCACCAACGCGCGCCGCCGCTGGCCGTCCGTGGACTTCCGGGTGATCCCGGTGACCGTCCAGGGGCCGACCGCGGTGCCGTCGATCATCGGCGCGCTGCAGCTGCTCGACGCCGACGAGAGCGTCGACGTGATCATCATGGCCCGCGGCGGCGGCTCCGTGGAGGACCTGCTGCCCTTCAGCGACGAGGCGCTGTGCCGGGCGGTGTTCGCCTGCCGTACGCCGGTGATCTCCGCGATCGGGCACGAACCGGATACGCCGCTCGTGGACTGGGTGGCCGACGTACGCGCGTCCACGCCGACCGACGCGGCCAAGCGGGTCGTCCCCGATCTGGGTGACGAGATCCGCCTCATCGAGCAGGCGCGCGGGCGGCTGACGCGAGCGGTGCGCCATCGGGTCGAGCGCGAGCAGCAGCGCCTCGACAGCCTGCGCAGCAGGCCCGCGCTGGCGAAGCCGTACCAGATGATCGAGACCCGGGCGACCGAGGTCACCGCCCTGCGTGACCGCGCCGCCCGCGCCCTCACCCACCGCCTGCACCGCGCCGAGGGCGACCTCACCCATACCCTGGCCCGCCTGCGCGCCCTGTCCCCCGCCGCCACCCTGGCCCGCGGCTACGCCATCGTGCAGCGCCCCGACGGCCACGTCGCCCGCGCCGCCACCGACGTCGCCCCCGGCGACCCCCTGCGCATCCGCCTCGCCGCAGGCGAACTGACCGCCACCGTCACCGACACCAAGGAGTGA
- a CDS encoding 4-hydroxy-3-methylbut-2-enyl diphosphate reductase: MGRRYDGLVVETPRKRVLLAKPRGYCAGVDRAVQTVEEALKLYGAPIYVRKEIVHNKHVVSTLQAKGAIFVEENEEVPEGSTVIFSAHGVAPVVHDQARERNLKAIDATCPLVTKVHQEARRFAADDYDILLIGHEGHEEVIGTSGEAPEHIQLVDGPEGVANVTVRDPNKVVWLSQTTLSVDETMETVARLKEKLPLLQSPPSDDICYATQNRQQVMKQIAPDCDVILVVGSRNSSNSVRMVEVAVNAGARQGHLIDFAHEIDPAWLEDATTVGLSSGASVPEELVTQVLARLAELGFADVEEVVTVQERLTFSLPQELKRDMKAAR; the protein is encoded by the coding sequence ATAGGCCGCCGGTACGATGGTCTGGTGGTTGAGACTCCTCGCAAGCGTGTTCTGCTCGCCAAGCCCCGTGGTTACTGCGCCGGCGTCGACCGCGCCGTGCAGACCGTCGAAGAGGCGCTGAAGCTCTACGGCGCCCCGATCTACGTGCGCAAGGAGATCGTGCACAACAAGCACGTGGTGAGCACGCTGCAGGCCAAGGGCGCGATCTTCGTCGAGGAGAACGAGGAGGTCCCCGAGGGCTCGACCGTGATCTTCTCGGCGCACGGCGTCGCCCCGGTGGTGCACGACCAGGCCCGCGAGCGCAACCTCAAGGCGATCGACGCCACCTGCCCGCTGGTGACCAAGGTGCACCAGGAGGCCCGCCGCTTCGCCGCCGACGACTACGACATCCTGCTCATCGGCCACGAGGGCCACGAGGAGGTCATCGGCACCTCCGGCGAGGCCCCCGAGCACATCCAGCTCGTCGACGGCCCGGAGGGCGTGGCCAACGTCACCGTCCGCGACCCGAACAAGGTCGTCTGGCTGTCCCAGACCACGCTCAGCGTGGACGAGACCATGGAGACCGTGGCCCGGCTCAAGGAGAAGCTCCCGCTGCTCCAGTCGCCGCCCAGCGACGACATCTGCTACGCCACGCAGAACCGCCAGCAGGTCATGAAGCAGATCGCCCCCGACTGCGACGTGATCCTGGTCGTCGGCTCCCGCAACTCGTCGAACTCGGTCCGCATGGTCGAGGTCGCCGTGAACGCCGGCGCCCGCCAGGGCCACCTGATCGACTTCGCCCACGAGATCGACCCCGCCTGGCTGGAGGACGCCACCACGGTCGGCCTCTCCTCCGGCGCGAGCGTCCCCGAGGAGCTGGTCACCCAGGTGCTGGCCCGCCTCGCCGAGCTCGGCTTCGCCGACGTCGAGGAGGTCGTCACGGTCCAGGAGCGCCTGACCTTCTCCCTCCCCCAGGAACTCAAGCGCGACATGAAAGCCGCCCGCTAG